GACTTCCATCTGAAAATATTTGCGGGAAAATTCATGAAGGTATCGAGGCACACCAGCCTGAACCATTTTGTCCATGATCGACATAGTTCTCCTTAAAGTTAAAAAAAATCAATTTCACCAGCAAGTATTGAATCAATATCAATGGCTTCAGGTTCCTTGAATTCTTCAGGCGCCCAATGGAGATGAAACACAAATCGTTGATAAATAGAAATCGGCTCAAACTCATCTTTGGCATCATGGATCACATAACGGAAACAGAGTTGAGGGTTTTTGGAACCAAAAGAAATATATTTGCTTTCCTGATCCACAATGATGGGCACTTGTGACAACATCTGGCTGTAATCATGATCATGCGTAAAAAATTTTGATTTGAAGCGCCCCCAGATCATGTTGGTGACTTCTCCCAGCAAATTGTTCAGAATGGTCGAGCTGGTATCATTGGCTGGAAATGGAGTGCGTTCATTACGAATGAGTGAAGACAGTTTTTCTTTTTCGACTTGCAACAGCATGGACCCCCGACACCAATTGCTTTCAAGCGGAATCATGCTGAGAAGTTCGCCAAAAATCACACTGTCCTTGATGAGATAAGGCGCACAGGTAAATACTTCCACATCCTGAAACAGCATTTTCAAGGTTTCTTCAGAGATTTCTTCAATGCCTCGAATCAGTGCTTCCGGAAAAAAAATACTGAATAAATGTGTTTCAACCAGTTGCTTCAATTCCCCGGTGTCATTTCCTGAATAAAACGCGGATACGGCATTACGGGTTTTCGTATTGATCGCATCCAGCGTGTCAGCACCATTTTCATAAACGATGATCGGCAATTCAGGCCTGAGATTATGAATCAGTGTCAATGTGGCATAAAACACCTCCTGTTCTATGCCTATCGGCGATAACAGGAGCATACCGACATCCACATTGGATTTAACCACTTCAACAATGGTGGAAAAAGTTCGGACTTTCCATCCGGTCAAATTATTTTCTTCAAAAAAAGTTTTGAGTGGCTGGATATGAGTGGGATCATCATCAAAAAAGAGAATTTTTCCCCGGAGCATATTTTCTGACATAAGCAATCGCTGTAAGAAATTAACATTCAAGCATGAAGAAATCGGATTCAAGATGCGCCAAACAGCAAAATTTATATGAAATCCACGCTGTTCAAGGCATGAAAATTATCCAAAAAAGTAGTGAAAAGAAGTATGGCTGTCATTGCTGATTTTCGGGTCGACATTCAAGATCGCGATCACTTCTGTGCGGACCTGAGGTTTGACATTGATCACCATGAGATCTGACGAAACCATGATCTGGAACAGACCTCTGCCGGCACCACCTTTTTCTGTATTGAGCGATCCGGCTTTTCCCGCATAGCAGCTTTCCAGATAATCCAGAATCGTTTGCCGTGTCAAAGCGCCAAAGGGATCTTCAACAGAAATACCAATGAGAATGCCATCGCAGGCAAAACGGAATCTGGCATATTCAGCAGGTTTCAACTGGATTTGCTGGGTGCGGGGCAGGTGGTTATAGCGCATGCTTCCATCGGCATTGACCGGTGCGTCATAAACCGAATTCATGAGCAATTCTTCAGCAATCAGAACACATTTATCGGTAATACTCCGACGGATGCCCAATTGTTTGAGGTTGGCTTCCATCTGATTGGTAAGCTTGACACGTTCTTTGCTTCCGGTGATTTCAAATTCGCTGACATCCACGCCCCAACTTACATATTTTTCCAGGCCGAACAGATCGCCACTGATGAGTTTACTGACAGTTGTGATGATATTTTTGATGGTGAATGTTCGATCCGCATTATTTCTTGTGACGATATTGGAAAGAAAAGGATACTGTTTCAATATGGAAAGATAGACTGAAACATCTTCTGAGGTCATCAACAACGACAGTATTTCAGGGTCTTTTTTCATGGCAACGGGAATCAGATCCAGAAGCTCGGCATTGGTGCAAATGATATCATATTTTTGCTCATGAATCAGTTTTTCACCTTCTTCCATGCAAGACACAACATCCAGTTCCATGCCGGTGCCACGCAAGGCCATCTGTGCGAGAATCTGCTCCTTTTTATCAGATTCCGCAATCAACACCCGTTTGTTTCTAACCGCTTTCTCTGTCAGATATAAACTGTGAAAGGGCCGCAGGGACTCTTCCATTTCATACATTTGCCGCTGGATTTCGTGTCGAAGTTCCTGTGACTCTTGTGGTATCTGT
This is a stretch of genomic DNA from SAR324 cluster bacterium. It encodes these proteins:
- a CDS encoding chemotaxis protein CheX; the protein is MSENMLRGKILFFDDDPTHIQPLKTFFEENNLTGWKVRTFSTIVEVVKSNVDVGMLLLSPIGIEQEVFYATLTLIHNLRPELPIIVYENGADTLDAINTKTRNAVSAFYSGNDTGELKQLVETHLFSIFFPEALIRGIEEISEETLKMLFQDVEVFTCAPYLIKDSVIFGELLSMIPLESNWCRGSMLLQVEKEKLSSLIRNERTPFPANDTSSTILNNLLGEVTNMIWGRFKSKFFTHDHDYSQMLSQVPIIVDQESKYISFGSKNPQLCFRYVIHDAKDEFEPISIYQRFVFHLHWAPEEFKEPEAIDIDSILAGEIDFF